The genomic window CTCCAGAGGCAGAATTTCCGTCTCTGGGAGGGGGAGGGTGTCTTTGAGGATTTGGATGGCTTCGTCAAGGTCAATGTGCTGGCGGTGCATGGATTGAGCATATCAGCCGAGGGCTAAAAAAGCTTTGGCAAATGCTTTTAGGATGACAAATCCCCTTGACCATTTTCTGGACGCACAGCATCATGCTCTCGGCTCTCGGCTCTCGGCTCTCGGCTCTCGGCTCTCGGCTCTCGGCTCTCGGCTCTCGGCTCTCGGCTCTCGGCAAGTCACAGCCCCACCGTGTCATCCATACACAAATTCTTCAGCTTGTCTGGACCTCTGGCCCCCAGAGAATCCTGAGTTTTGGACAGTGTTCTCTGGTGCAAACGGTTCGAAAAAACTTGAAAAATGTGAGCGATCACTGTTGCTTGTGGGAAAACGTTTATTCCTTTTAGTGTCTGCATCACACCAAGTTCAATTCGGTTTTTTGTGTACTGCTTACGCAATTCCTGAATGTGGACCGGGTCGTTTGTGTGTTAATGACACAATTTAGAAGCAGATGGTCTTAGAATGGAACACATGAGCCTCGAAACTTTATCGATCAACACCATCCGCACATTGGCGATGGATGCCGTTCAAAAAGCCAACTCTGGTCACCCCGGTGCCCCCATGGGCATGGCCCCCATGGCCTACACCCTCTGGCAAAACTTCCTGCGTCACAACCCCAAAAACCCCAACTGGATGGGTCGTGACCGTTTCATCCTGAGCGCTGGACACGCCAGCATGCTGATTTACAGCCTGCTGCACCTCACCGGATACGACCTCTCTCTGGATGACATCAAAAACTTCCGCCAACTGCACAGCAAAACCCCTGGTCACCCCGAGTACGGCTACACCGCAGGCGTGGAAATGTCCACCGGTCCTCTGGGTCAGGGCTTCTCCACTGGCGTGGGTTTTGCCCTCGCAGAAGCCCATCTGGCTGCCCGCTACAACAAGCCCGGCTTTGAGCTGTTCAACAACTATACCTATGCCATCGTTTCCGACGGTGACCTGATGGAAGGCATCTCCCACGAAGCTGCCGGTCTGGCCGGAAACCTCGGTCTGGGCAAGATGATCTACCTCTACGACGACAACGGCATCTCCATCGAGGGCCACACCGACATCGCCTTCACCGATGACAGCATGCAGCGCTTCGAAGCTTACGGCTGGCACGTCCAGAAGGTTGCAGACGGCACCGACACCGCTGCCATTGCAGACGCCCTCAAAGCTGCGCAGGCTGTCACCGACAAACCCTCCATCATTGCCGTGCGCACCGTGATTGGTCACGGCAGCCCCAACAAAGCCGACAGCCACGACGCCCACGGCGCTCCTCTGGGCGGCGAAGAAATCAAACTGACCAAACAGAACCTCGGCTGGGAAGCCACCGAAGACTTCTACGTGCCTGCCGAAGTCAAATCCCACATGGACGCCAGCGAAGCTGGAGCCCAGCTAGAAGCCGCATGGAACGACCTGTTTGCCCGTTACACCGAACAGTACCCTCAGGAAGCTGCCGAACTGAAACTGGTTCTGGAAGGCAACCTCCCCGAGAACATCGAAGAACTGCTCCCCACCTTCGATAAGCCCCTCGCCACCCGTGCTGCCTCTGGTCAGTCCCTGAACGCGATTGCCAAAGTGTTCCCCGGTCTGATTGGCGGAAGTGCGGACCTTGCCCCCTCCAACAACACCGAACTCAAAGGTGTGAACTGGATCAAAAAAGGCGATTACAGTGGCCGCAACATCCACTTCGGGGTGCGCGAACACGGCATGGCTGCTGCCCTGAACGGCATCACCCTGTACGGCATCCGTGCTTACGGCGGCACCTTCCTGATCTTCAGCGACTACCTGAAGCCCAGCCTGCGCCTCAGTGCCCTGATGGGGATCGGCAGCATTTACGTGCTGACCCACGACTCCATCGGTCTCGGTGAAGACGGCCCCACCCACCAGCCCATCGAGCAACTGGCTTCCCTGCGTGCCACCCCCAACGTGCTGGTCTTCCGTCCTGCCGATGCCAACGAAACCGCCGCTGCATGGCTGGTGGCCATCGAAAACAAAACCCGCCCAAGCGCGCTGGCCCTCAGCCGCCAGAACCTGCCCATCCTGCCCCGCAACATTGAGGGTGTGCGCAAAGGCGCTTACCCTGTCCGCGACGTGGAAAACCCCGATGTGATCCTGATCGCCAGCGGTTCCGAAGTCTCTCTGGCCCTCAAAGGTGCAGAAGCTCTGGACGCCGAAGGCATCAAGGCCAAAGTGGTTTCCATGCCCAGCATGGAATTGTTCCGCGAGCAGGACAGCAGCTACAAGAACAGCGTGCTGAACCCCGGCGTCAAGCGTGTGGCCATCGAAGCCGCCAGTCCCCTCGGGTGGCACGAGTTCGTGGGTCTGGACGGAGCCATCATCGCCATGCCCGGATTCGGTGCCAGCGCCCCTGCCGATCTGCTGTTCAAAGAGTTCGGATTCACCGCCGAGAATGTGGTCCAGACCGTTAAGGGCATCTTGCCTGTGAAGGCTTGACCCCACCACCCGCACCTCGCTGCGCTTTCCTCCCCCTGAAGTTGGGGGAGGATTTTTTTGATCTCGGTTTGCCTGTCCTCAAGTCAGGAGGAGGTTTTCACTTCTGCATGAACGCCAGCATGGCCTGAATCACCTGTTCGGCGTGGGTCCATGGAATGTTGTGTGGGCCGTCTTTGATGACCACATATTCGCTTCCGGGAATCAGGTCTTTCAGGCGGTCTGCTGTGGAGGCAATCGGCAAAATGCGGTCCGAGTCCCCGTGAATGATCAATGTGGGGATGGTGTTGGCTTTGACATCCTCGCGGAAATCGGTGAGCCAGGTGTCCACACAGGCCAGAGTGGCCCGCGCTGAAGCTCTGGCGGCCACATTCCAGCTCATTTGCATGGCTTCCTGACTGACCCTTGAGCCCAGCAGCACATCGGCATTGTAGAAATTCTTGAAAAATTCGGTGAGGTATCTGGGACGGTCCTGACGGATGGCGGCTTTGATGCCCTCAAAGACACTCTGGTCCACCCCCTCGGGGTTGTCGTCGGTTTTGAGCAGGAAAGGGGGAATCGGGCCAATCAGGATGGCTTTGCTGACCCGTTCGGTCCCGTAGCGGGCAAGGTAACGGGTGACTTCGCCGGTGCCCATCGAAAAGCCCACCAGAATGGCGTCTTGCAGGTTCAGGTGGGTCATCAGGTGGTCCAGATCGTCGGTGAAGGTGTCGTAATCGTACCCAGAGGAAGGTTGACTGGACTGTCCAAATCCCCTGCGGTCATAGGTGATCACGCGGTATCCAGCATCCAGCAAAGCGTTTTCCTGTCGTTCCCAGGATCTGCCGTTCAAGGGGAAGCCGTGAATCAGGACCACCGGTTGACCCTGTCCGTGGTCTTCAAAGAAAAGTTGAATGTCTTGATTGTTTTCCTGTCCTGTCTTGACATGTGGCATGTGTGCTCCTTCAGGCGTTGGGTGCCTCTTGCAGGATCAGGGATTTTGAGGGGGGCTTCTGCCAGAAATCCCACCTTCAGATAAGATGATCGCATGTACCGTCTCTTTTTCCGTGACCTTGAAATTGGAACCGTTCAGCGCACGGGTGGAGATTTCCCGTGGCACTGGGGCCGTTTCGAGCCCACTTTTGTGCCAGAGGAGTCAGACCTGACCCGTCATATTGCCGATTACATTCAGATCAGTGCAAAAAAATATCCCCTGATTGAGGCAGAGGATTTTGAACCCTTGCATGCTCTGGAGGAACAGATTGCTGCCGATTTTCTGGACCTGATCGACACCGACGACTGGCGTCTGGTGGATGGAGCGGATTCCTGGTCCATCACCGTGCCCGAGTTTCAGGAAGACCAACTGATCGCGTGGCGCTGAATCACTGTTTCCAGAGCAGGGCCAGGGTCAGGTTGAGGACCACCAGCACAGCATAAACAATGCCAAGTGTCATTTTTCCAGAGAGCATCAGGGCCACGGCTGCCCCTCCAAAGAGCATCACCTGAAGCACCAGATACAGGCCATCGGGCAAAGGGTAAACCGCTCTGGGAGACATGAACACGCCCCAGAAAACCGCCACCAGCACAGGCAGTCCGAGGCCCAGACCCCACTTCATCAGGGGTCCAGAGCCCACATGAAATCCCCACAGGCCAAAGGCCCAGAGCATCACCAGTTCGATCAGAAACGCCAGTGCCAGATTGAGGCTTTTGAAGTCCATGGTTTACCCCTTCACGGTGCTGTACTGGAGCATGCCGGAATGCAGGGTTTCCAGCATCAACTCAAAAGTTTCTTCAAGCTTCAGAGGCATGCCAAATCCGCCTCCCACTTCCAGATCCATGAAGCCTTTCAGAATGGAGCGAAAAATCCGGATGAAATGCAGGGCTTTTTCTTCCTCAAGGTGGTAGCCTTGCAGCACGTCCAGAATGGTGCTCAGGTAAAGGCTGGCCAGTTTTTGAGACTCAGGGCTGAACTTTTGCACGCTGATCTGGGTGGCGGTGTACAGGCCGGGATGCTCCTTGGCCGCTTCCCGATGGGTTTGGGCCACCGCAAAAAGGGCCTCTTTTCCAGAGCGTCCCGCTGCCGCCTGACGGGTGCGTTCAATCATCATCTGCATGCCTCTGGCGGCCAGACTGTCTTGCAGGTGTTCCAGACTCTGGATGTGGTTGTACAGGGAAGGGGGTTTGATGTGCAGCTCACTGGCCAGTCTGGCGAGGGTCAGGTTCTGCAAACCTTCGCGGTCTGCCAGTTGTGCAGCAGCGTCCAGCACCTGATCGAAAGACAACCCTTTGCGTGGCATCACTTCACCCCTTTGAGAAATTGCAGGATGCGCTCTGAAACCTGCTCTGGAAACTCGGTGTGCGGATAGTGTCCGGAGGTTTCCACGGGCATCAGTTCAGCGGAAAGGCGTTCTGCCAGCCATTTTGCTTCTGCGATGGGGTCTTTGAAATCGGGATCTCTGGAACCCATGATCACCAGAGCAGGTTTCTGCACCTTTGGCAGCAGGGGTTCAACATCGATTTTCGATGGAGCCATGTAGGCTTTCAGGGCGTCCATCTGGCCTTTTTGCCCCATGTGGCGTTTCAGTTTTGCAGCGTACTGCTGGTGGTCTGCAGGTTTGCGGGCAGGGAACAGGCTGTTCCAGTAGGCCATCCAGAAAGCCGTGTTCCACGGTCCAGCAAAAGCCACCTTGACAGTCAGGTCCATGTACCACGGCATGGGCAGGGTTCTGACCACTGGACCCAGCAAGGTCAGGCTTTTCACCCGTTCTGACTTTTCCAGAGCAGCATAAATTACCGTGCGGGCAGCAAAGGAATTTCCAATCAGGTGGGCAGATTTGAGGTTCAGGTGGTCCAGCAACAAAAGCAGATCCTTGGTGACGGCTTCGGCGGTGTACTCGGGCCATCCGGTACTGCTTTCGCCATGCCCACGCAGGTCAAGGGTGATGACCCGGTATCCAGCACTGGCAAGGTCTCGGACCAGAAAACGGTACTGCTGCCGGAGGTCTCCCATGCCGGGGAGGCACACCACGGTCTCTCCGGTTCCGCCTGTGTCATCAAAAGCGAGGGTGCCTTCAGGGGTGTTCAGAAATTGGGTGTTCATGGGGACCTCCACGGGAGCAGTGATGGTATTAACTAACATAATTAGTTTATAAACTATGACCATTAGTTTTGTCAACCACCGACGATAATTGTCTTTACCGTAGAACCCCGACCACAAAAAACCTCCTGCTTTTCGCAGGAGGTCAGGAGGAGCATTCCAAACTCAGGCTTGTACGGCCTGACGGTTTTTGATCCGCAGGTCATCCAGAGCAAAAGCACCTGCACCGGCCAGCGCCAGAGACACGGTGGCCCCAATCAAAGCCAGTGGAAACTCAATGCCATTGGGGGCAAAGAATCCACCTTTGATGTGCACCAGCAGCAAAGCACCCAGCATGTTCAGGGCCAGCAGTCCTGCAGCAATGCGGGTGAACAGACCAGCAATCAGGGCCAGACCACCGATCAGTTCAATGGTTGCGACCAAGGGAGCCACCACACCTGCCAGAGGAATCCCCATCTGGGTGAAGGCTCCGGTGGTTCCGGGCAGGGTGTACTCGAAGAACTTCTGGTAACCGTGGGCCACAAAAATCACGCCAATCAGGACGCGCAAAATGGCAAGGGCAAGCTGGGTTTTCTGGGCATTCTCTGGGGTCATGGTGTCTCCTTTGTTTTGACGATATCCGTTAAAACGAATATCTACTGAAAAAAAGCTCAGGGTTGAGGGGTGAGTTCTTTCAAAAGCTCTACCAGCAAACGGGTTTTCTCTTCGCCCAGTTGGGCAAACTGTCTTTCGTGCAAGTCCAGCATGGGTTGATCAATTCTGGACAGCAGTTCCAGGCCTTTTGTGTTGATGCGCGAAACCACCACCCGGCGATCTGCATTGCTTCTGGCCCGAGAGATGAGGTCCTGCTTTTCCAGGTTGTCCAGCAGACGGGTCACATCCGGATCGCGGTTGACATCCATCAACTTCTGGATGACCTCGCCACAAGTGGCCCCGTTCGGTTCTGCACCGCGCAAAATCCTCAGGACATTGAATTGTGGACCGCTCAGCCCATGTTCCTTCAAGAGATCAATGGTTTGCTGGGTCAACTGCTGGCTGCTGCGCACGAGGGTCAGGTATGCCTGATGCTCTGGAGATGTGGGGGATGATGTCATGTGCTGTACCTGCCTCTGTCTGAATATTATTCGTTAAAACGAATATTGTCAACTTCTTTAACTTGCTGTTTTGTGTGATCCTTGACTTACACCCTCCGGTCTCTCCTCCAGACTGGGAAAGGCAGGAGGGACATCCCCTCCACAGGAGGACAAAATGACTGCAGTGAATCAACTCACACTGAAATACCTTGATGAACAGAACATCTTCACCGCCGAGAACCGTTTCAACATTGATCTGGAAGCCACCCAGCAGAAGTTTCAGGAACTGGTGGCCCGCAAACTCGAAGAGAAACGCGGCCTTGCCCCCAACTCTGTGAAGTTCGCCTGCTACTTCCGTGCCGATCAGGGCTCAGAAGACAAATTCCAGCAAGACCAGAGCACCGACGTGAGCCAGCAGGGCAGTCAGGTGTCTCAGGATGAACTTCGCCAGATCATGGATGAAGTCAAAGAGGAAAAACAATTCTGGGTGGTGGCAGAGTAAACCTGCTATACTCCCCAGAGCACATGAGCATCTTTACAGCACCTCGCCCACCGCAGTTGAGGTGCTGTTTTTGGATCAGGACGCTTCCGAAAGGAAGCGTTTTTTTTGTGCTAGAAAGAGGAATGCATGCTGAAGGAACGCATCACCAGAGCCTGCTTGCTGACTGGAGCCTTCACCCTCCGCTCGGGTGAAACAGCACACCAGTATTTCGACAAATACCGTCTGGAATCCGATCCGGTGTTGCTCAGAGAGATTGCAGAAGCCATGCTGCCCTTGCTGCCAGAGGATTTTGATGGTTTTGCAGGTCTAGAACTGGGTGGGGTTCCCATTGCCACGGTGCTGGGTCAACTGACCCTGAAACCTGTCTATTTTGTTCGCAAAGCACCCAAAACATATGGCACCTGCCAGCAAATCGAAGGTGGAGATGTGGCAGGTCAGCGTCTGGTGGTGGTCGAAGACATGATCACCTCTGGAGGACAGGTGCTGGAAAGCACAGCCCAACTGCGTGAGCAAGGGGCCATTGTGGAACATGCCATTTGTGTGGTCCTCCGAAAACCAGAGGGCCAACACCATTTGGGCCAAGCAGGATTGAATCTGGCTTTTGTTTTGCAGGACTTCTGAATCCTCAAAGCCAGTTCAATAGATTGTCAGGCACCAGCCGATCTCCATTCTGGAAGTCTGAAATGGGCTTCCAGAATGCGGTGACTGAATCGTCCAGCACTTTGAATTTTCGATCTTCATAGAAAGCAGGATCAGAGAAACGGATGCGGTAATTGAAGAAAATCTGGTGGGCTTTTTTGCCATTCCAGCCAAAGACTTCTTCAATGACCCCCATAAATTCAAGAATTTCGATCTCTGCATTCAGTTCTTCTTTGAATTCTCTGGGCAGGGCATCTCTGGACAGTTCACAATGCTGGATGCCTCCTCCCAGAGGGCGATAAAACGGAATGCCGGTGTCCGGTGAGATGCCTTTGTAAACCAGTATTTTGCCATCGTGTTCAGCAATGCCCAGAACCACATTTCGCATGGGTCTTATTGTGCTTTGCCCTGACCTGCTTTGGAATCCGTTTGATTGCTTAGGAGAAGTTTACAGCTTACGGTGGACAGTTCACAGTAAAAAACGTGTGAGACAGTATTAAAACTGTTGAGAACCTTCAAAATTTAAGAAAGATCCAGAGGTTCTGAACCCCAGCTTTTCATAAAGCTGAACGGCTTTCAGGTTGCTTTCTCTGGTGGAAACGGTGGTTTTGTGGGCTCCACGTTTCTGTAAAGCAGCAACGCCCGCAGCCATCAGCACCTTGCCCAATCCTTTGCCCTGACGCTCGGGATGCACTCCCACAGGTTCAAAAGTGCCTGTTCTGGAGAGGGCATCGAACCACACCAGAGCAGATCCGGCCACGGTCCCATCTGGCCCGATGATCAGTAGATCCAGTGCAGGGTCATACACTGGGCAACTCTGGACCTGTTGCAAAGCCTCCAGTGTGAAACGTTCAGACTTCCAGACTTTCTGATGAATCTGGACCCTTTGAATCGGGTCTGTGAATTCCTGCATGTTGCTCAAGGTGTAGCCCTCTGGCAAAACAGCAGTTGAGGTCAGAGGGGGTTGGTGCACCATCCAGACACTTCTGCTGTCAGAAAGGGAATACCCACGGTCCAATAGCAAAGGGCACAGAGGGCTTGCGGAACCAACGCGGATGGTCCACTTGGATTTTTGATGCTTGATGGCATGTTGTTCAGCAGCATCCAGCACCTGCTCCAGAGCCCTGCACTCAGGATGCACGGTCAGGGAAATCCAGTCTGGCGGATCTGCAAACAGCACAGCCTGAATCTGGTTTTCCACAGATCGAAAGATTTGAATGGAGACTTTGGGATCAAAAAGGGTGCTCTGGAACATCCACCAGCACAAGTCTCCGGGATGCACCTCGGGGCCAGAGGAGAGGGCAGAGAGGTGCGCCAGAAAGTGCAGTGTTTCAGGAAGCTCTTTGTAAAGATCAAATTGGCACTTCAATAGAGAAACCATACCAGTGATTTTCTCAAGCTGCTGCCCAGAGCACATCAGCCATTCAGCGTCTTTTTTCCAGGGCCTTCAAATACGCTCTGGATTTCTTCTGCAAGTCAGCAACGGTTTTGCGGTTGGCCTGAAGGTAAGAGGGAGGCAAAAGGTCGGTGTAGAGTTTGCCATCCAGATGATCAGATTCATGTTGCAGGACTCTGGCCCAGTACCCTTCGGCTTCTTCAATGCAGGTTTCACCGTGTTCGTTGGTGTACGTCAGGCGGATGGCTGAAGGACGCTGCACATCGTCCGACCACATGCCCGGCAGGGACAGACAACCATCAGTGTGGGAGGTCCGCAAGGTGGAGTCCAGAATGTCCACTGTCGGATTGATGGCCACCAGATGCCGTTTCACCTGTGCACTCAGGGGGATGTTTCCCTCGGGTTCCTCGGTGCGGTATTCTGCCGCCACAAACATCCGAATGGGCAGGCCAATCTGAGGGGCAGCGAGGCCCACCCCATAAGCGTCAAACATGGTTTCCATCATGTCCTGTGCCAGTTGCTCCAGAGCCACCTCTTGAAATCCGGGCACCTGTTGCAACCGTTGCAGATCTGTGATTGGACTGCATTTTCTGCGCAGGATGGGGTCGCCATAGTAACGCAAAGGGTAAACGGTGCTCATTGCTGTCCTCTGGGCCGGATCACCATTTCCAGATCCAGTTCATCCAGAATGCTTTGCCAGAGCTCGGGAATTTTTCCGCCTTTGATGGGGTCTTTCAGGGCACGGCTGATTTCTTGAGGCGTTTTCTCCAGTTTGCGTGCCAGATCTGCCTGCGAGATGTGCCTCTGGTGCAACACCTCCTGAATGGCTTTGCGGATGTCCTCGTTCATGTTGAAATGTTAGCAGATTTTGTTGATAAAATCAGCGAATTTTGCTGATTGATCATGGGTTGAATGTTGAATTTTGGACTTGGATGGGTACATCGTTTTGGGCAAGGTCTTGGGCAAAACAGGGTGGCCTCTCTTCTGCAAAATCCATTTGAGGTTTCCAGTCCACAGGGCAACGCTTGCCCAAGCCTTCTGCCCCTCAATTCAGAATCCCATCTGCCCCTTCCATGCGGTAAATCTTCTGCTCTGGGGCACGCTGGTAGACAATGGTGGACATTGGAGCTTTGCGGTCCTTGAGGAGTTTGAGGAGGACTTCAATCACCCCATCGGTGTCTTCGGCTTTGAAGATGGTGAGGTCCAGACTGGCAACCCCTTCTCCAATGCCCGCTCCACTGACTTCACCCCAATCCCCTCTGGACAACAAACCATCAATCCACGCTTCAAAATCATCGCGGTCATCGAGGTCAAAATCTGCACGAATCGGAAACACCACTTCCAGAAAACCTTCTGCCATGGCTCAGCATAGCAAATGGCAGAAAAGCAAAAAGGGCGCATGTGCTGCGCCCCGTTAAGCTTGTGTGGATCATTCACCCACGATGGTGTCAAGTTCTGCTGGGGTGAGGCGTTGTGCGCTCAGGCGCTCTGCACGAATGATGGCGCGGATGTCGTCTACAGCACGTTCCACGTTGTCGTTGAGCACGCAGTATTTGAATTCGTGGGCCATCAGGATTTCTCCACGGGCTTTGGAAAGACGCTTCTCGATCTTCTCCAGAGGCTCGGTTGCACGCCCCACCAGACGGTTTTTCAGTTCGGTCAAGCTGGGTGGCATGATGAAAATCAAAATGGCCTCAGGCATGGCCTCTTTGACTTGCATGGCCCCCTGCACTTCAATTTCCAGCAGCACATTGCGCCCCTGTGAAAGCTGCTCCTCTACCGCTGCTCTGGGTGTACCGTACTGGTTGCCCACAAATTCAGCGTGCTCCAGAAATCCCAGACCCGAGGAGATTTCAGCTTCGAACTCCTCACGGGTCTTGAAAAAATAGTGCACACCATTTTCTTCTCCAGGACGGGATTCACGGGTGGTCCACGAGATGGAGTAATAATAGTCTTCGACTTGTTCGAGTTGCTGACGGATGGTGCCTTTGCCGACTCCACTTGCGCCAGTCATCACCAGCAATAAACCGCGTTTCTGTGCCATGGCTTGTTTTCCCTTCCTCGGGACTTCCAGAAAGTGTAGCAGTTTTGCATGAGACATGTATACCTGAAGCAGAAGGTTTTTTGGCGCTCGGCATGACTTGTCCAGTGCAAGTGTCAGCAGAACCCAGGCACAGGGTTCTTCAAAAAGCCCATGATTTGCCAGAGCTTTTGGTTGCTTCTGCTCTCTGCTTTTTGCCTCCTTCAGTGCTACCCTGAAAGAAACCATTCCCACAGTTTCGCAAATTCATCACTGGAGGAGAAGCATGCGCACACCTTTTTTGCGGGGGTTGAAGAGGCTGTACATCCGCAGCAAGCAGGAAGCCACACTGGAAAGCACCCCAGAGGCTCCCATTTCACGCCGTGATTTTTTGAAAGCCGCGACCCTGACGGCAGCGGTGTCCAGTGTTCCGGCTCTGGCCCAGAAACGCAAAGTCACCGAACGGGTGGTGATTGTGGGAGGTGGGGTGGCTGGCCTCACCTGTGCTTACCGCCTCAAGCAGCAAGGCATCCATGCCGACATTTACGAGGCTTCAGACCGTCTGGGTGGACGCATGTTCAGCGTCTACAACACCTTTGACATGAATGAAGTGGTGGAGTTGGGCGGCGAACTGGTGGACAGTGGCCATGAGGAACTGATCACCCTGACCGAGGAACTGGGCCTCCACCTCACAGATTTGAAGGCAGCAGAAAAGGGCCTCAAATCCGAAGACTGGTTCTTCGGTGGAAAGCGTTACACCGAACGGGACCTGTTGAGGATGTTTAAGCCCATTGCTGAGCGCATTGACCGGGATCTGGAAAACGTGGATCTGGACACCGTGAATTACAAAAACCCCGGAGGAGCAGAACCTCTGGACTGGGTGTCCATCCCGGATTACCTTGCACCCATCGAGGCCGATCAGGTCATGAAAGACATTCTGGCTCTGGCCTACACCACCGAGTACGGTCTGGACGCTTCTGAACAGAGCGCCACCAATTTGCTGTACCTGATCGGCACCGATCCCAAAAGCTGGCAAATTTACGGGGAAAGCGACGAAGCCTACCACATCAAAGAAGGCAGTGGAGCCGTTCCCAGACGGCTTGCCCAGAGGACCAACAACCAGATTCAGGTGGGCAGGGTGCTGGAACGGGTCAGCAAAACCTCCAGCAACCGCTACAAGCTGGACTTCAAAAACGGCCCGAGTGTGTATGCAGACCATGTGGTGTTCACCATTCCTTTCAGTGTGATGCGTTTGCTGGACATCCAGATTGACCTTCCTCCGGCCAAGCGTCAGGCCATTCAGGAACTCGGGTATGGGACCAACAGCAAACTGATGGCAGCTTTTGAGACTCCGATCTGGCGCACCCAGTACGGTTTCAGTGGCAGCACCTACAGCGATTTGCCGTTCCAGACTTCATGGGAGACCACCAGAGGCCAGAACACCAAAGGTGCGGTGCTGACCCGATTTACCGGAGGCACCCTCGGGGTGAAATCTGGCGAGGGTTCCCCTCTGGAGCAGGGCGCCCTGTTTGTGGAACAGATGGAAACCCTGTATCCCGGTCTCCAGTCGGTGTACACCGGGAGTGCCGTTCGCATGCACTGGCCCACCAAACCCCATCAACTCGGGTCTTATTCCTGCTACCGGATCGGACAGTTCACCAGCATCCGTGGTGCAGAAGGTGAGTGTCTGGGACGGCTGTATTTTGCTGGAGAGCATACCTCACCTTTTGCGCAGGGGTACATGGAAGGTGCCGTCGAAAGCGGAAACCGCGTGGCCAGAGAGGTCTTGAAAGCCATTCGGTGAAGGTTTTGTTGGGAGGGCGAGGCATGCCTTCTTGTGCAAAACGAGGGACCGCAGGTTGATCCCTCTGCACGCTCGCCCCTACATCCCATTGACCATTTCTTGTGCGTACAGCTCTCGGCAGGTCTTATCCCATTTCTTCACATCGTTCATCCCCATCCAGATCAACTCCCAGACGGGCTTTGTCCAAACGGCTTATCCTTGCTTCCCTCTTGCTAAGTGCTTCTCTTTACCCACCAGTACGCCAATTTCGGATGTTGGCAGGACATCTTTCACTGGATAATGGAGTCAGAAGCAAGGGAGTGACCATGAACGAATATTTGATGAACAACCAGGCCCAGCAAAAGCTGGACACCAT from Deinococcus misasensis DSM 22328 includes these protein-coding regions:
- a CDS encoding MarR family winged helix-turn-helix transcriptional regulator, whose amino-acid sequence is MTSSPTSPEHQAYLTLVRSSQQLTQQTIDLLKEHGLSGPQFNVLRILRGAEPNGATCGEVIQKLMDVNRDPDVTRLLDNLEKQDLISRARSNADRRVVVSRINTKGLELLSRIDQPMLDLHERQFAQLGEEKTRLLVELLKELTPQP
- the tkt gene encoding transketolase, with product MSLETLSINTIRTLAMDAVQKANSGHPGAPMGMAPMAYTLWQNFLRHNPKNPNWMGRDRFILSAGHASMLIYSLLHLTGYDLSLDDIKNFRQLHSKTPGHPEYGYTAGVEMSTGPLGQGFSTGVGFALAEAHLAARYNKPGFELFNNYTYAIVSDGDLMEGISHEAAGLAGNLGLGKMIYLYDDNGISIEGHTDIAFTDDSMQRFEAYGWHVQKVADGTDTAAIADALKAAQAVTDKPSIIAVRTVIGHGSPNKADSHDAHGAPLGGEEIKLTKQNLGWEATEDFYVPAEVKSHMDASEAGAQLEAAWNDLFARYTEQYPQEAAELKLVLEGNLPENIEELLPTFDKPLATRAASGQSLNAIAKVFPGLIGGSADLAPSNNTELKGVNWIKKGDYSGRNIHFGVREHGMAAALNGITLYGIRAYGGTFLIFSDYLKPSLRLSALMGIGSIYVLTHDSIGLGEDGPTHQPIEQLASLRATPNVLVFRPADANETAAAWLVAIENKTRPSALALSRQNLPILPRNIEGVRKGAYPVRDVENPDVILIASGSEVSLALKGAEALDAEGIKAKVVSMPSMELFREQDSSYKNSVLNPGVKRVAIEAASPLGWHEFVGLDGAIIAMPGFGASAPADLLFKEFGFTAENVVQTVKGILPVKA
- a CDS encoding alpha/beta fold hydrolase, whose amino-acid sequence is MNTQFLNTPEGTLAFDDTGGTGETVVCLPGMGDLRQQYRFLVRDLASAGYRVITLDLRGHGESSTGWPEYTAEAVTKDLLLLLDHLNLKSAHLIGNSFAARTVIYAALEKSERVKSLTLLGPVVRTLPMPWYMDLTVKVAFAGPWNTAFWMAYWNSLFPARKPADHQQYAAKLKRHMGQKGQMDALKAYMAPSKIDVEPLLPKVQKPALVIMGSRDPDFKDPIAEAKWLAERLSAELMPVETSGHYPHTEFPEQVSERILQFLKGVK
- a CDS encoding alpha/beta fold hydrolase, which codes for MPHVKTGQENNQDIQLFFEDHGQGQPVVLIHGFPLNGRSWERQENALLDAGYRVITYDRRGFGQSSQPSSGYDYDTFTDDLDHLMTHLNLQDAILVGFSMGTGEVTRYLARYGTERVSKAILIGPIPPFLLKTDDNPEGVDQSVFEGIKAAIRQDRPRYLTEFFKNFYNADVLLGSRVSQEAMQMSWNVAARASARATLACVDTWLTDFREDVKANTIPTLIIHGDSDRILPIASTADRLKDLIPGSEYVVIKDGPHNIPWTHAEQVIQAMLAFMQK
- a CDS encoding DoxX family protein, with amino-acid sequence MTPENAQKTQLALAILRVLIGVIFVAHGYQKFFEYTLPGTTGAFTQMGIPLAGVVAPLVATIELIGGLALIAGLFTRIAAGLLALNMLGALLLVHIKGGFFAPNGIEFPLALIGATVSLALAGAGAFALDDLRIKNRQAVQA
- a CDS encoding NUDIX hydrolase; protein product: MRNVVLGIAEHDGKILVYKGISPDTGIPFYRPLGGGIQHCELSRDALPREFKEELNAEIEILEFMGVIEEVFGWNGKKAHQIFFNYRIRFSDPAFYEDRKFKVLDDSVTAFWKPISDFQNGDRLVPDNLLNWL
- the pyrE gene encoding orotate phosphoribosyltransferase, which produces MLKERITRACLLTGAFTLRSGETAHQYFDKYRLESDPVLLREIAEAMLPLLPEDFDGFAGLELGGVPIATVLGQLTLKPVYFVRKAPKTYGTCQQIEGGDVAGQRLVVVEDMITSGGQVLESTAQLREQGAIVEHAICVVLRKPEGQHHLGQAGLNLAFVLQDF
- a CDS encoding YrdB family protein gives rise to the protein MDFKSLNLALAFLIELVMLWAFGLWGFHVGSGPLMKWGLGLGLPVLVAVFWGVFMSPRAVYPLPDGLYLVLQVMLFGGAAVALMLSGKMTLGIVYAVLVVLNLTLALLWKQ
- a CDS encoding TetR/AcrR family transcriptional regulator, whose translation is MPRKGLSFDQVLDAAAQLADREGLQNLTLARLASELHIKPPSLYNHIQSLEHLQDSLAARGMQMMIERTRQAAAGRSGKEALFAVAQTHREAAKEHPGLYTATQISVQKFSPESQKLASLYLSTILDVLQGYHLEEEKALHFIRIFRSILKGFMDLEVGGGFGMPLKLEETFELMLETLHSGMLQYSTVKG